The proteins below are encoded in one region of Clostridium estertheticum:
- a CDS encoding aminotransferase class V-fold PLP-dependent enzyme, protein MIYLDNAATSFPKPVGVYSEVLKCMKNYAANPGRGSYDMVIEASSKIMDTRQELSELFNIPNLLNIVFTCNATEALNIGIKGILKPGDHVISTVIEHNSVLRPLNYLSKKGITFTLLGVDENGYLNINNLKKKIRRKTKAIIINHTSNVLGTVQDIRSIGQIAKQSGIIFMVDASQSAGVIPIDVVQDNIDLLAFPGHKGLYGPQGTGGLYIKEGVNLDSVIQGGTGSDSLSMNQPDFLPDKFESGTLNTPGIAGLYEGLRFIKKIGIENIRNHEIMLVECLVKELKKLSYIKIYGGTEYENRGAVVSLNIDNIDASEVGDLLNKKGIAVRTGFHCASLIHNIIGTSQRGTVRISPGYFNNLEEIGKLIKTLKDIHEKRPLL, encoded by the coding sequence ATGATATATCTTGATAATGCTGCCACAAGTTTTCCTAAACCAGTGGGGGTCTATTCCGAAGTATTAAAGTGCATGAAAAATTATGCTGCAAATCCAGGGAGAGGTTCTTATGATATGGTAATTGAGGCTTCATCTAAAATTATGGATACAAGGCAAGAGTTAAGTGAACTTTTCAACATTCCTAACCTATTAAACATTGTCTTTACTTGTAATGCTACTGAAGCTTTAAATATAGGCATAAAAGGGATACTAAAACCAGGAGATCATGTTATTAGTACAGTAATTGAACATAACTCGGTTTTAAGACCATTAAATTACCTAAGTAAAAAAGGAATAACATTTACTCTTTTAGGTGTTGATGAAAATGGGTATTTAAACATCAATAACCTAAAAAAGAAGATACGTAGAAAAACCAAAGCAATAATAATAAACCATACTTCCAATGTATTAGGAACTGTGCAGGATATAAGAAGTATAGGCCAAATTGCAAAACAATCAGGAATAATATTTATGGTTGATGCATCTCAAAGTGCAGGAGTTATACCAATAGATGTAGTACAAGACAATATCGATTTATTAGCTTTTCCTGGTCATAAAGGATTATATGGCCCACAGGGAACGGGAGGACTTTATATAAAAGAAGGTGTCAATCTGGATTCGGTTATTCAAGGAGGAACTGGGAGTGATTCACTGTCAATGAATCAACCTGACTTTTTACCTGATAAGTTTGAAAGTGGAACCTTGAATACACCAGGAATAGCAGGATTGTATGAAGGTTTAAGGTTTATTAAAAAAATAGGGATAGAAAATATAAGAAACCATGAAATTATGTTAGTAGAATGTTTAGTAAAAGAATTAAAAAAATTATCTTATATTAAAATTTATGGAGGAACTGAATATGAAAACAGGGGAGCGGTAGTTTCTTTAAATATAGACAATATAGATGCATCAGAAGTAGGGGATTTGCTTAATAAAAAAGGAATAGCAGTAAGAACTGGTTTTCACTGTGCATCACTAATACACAATATAATTGGTACAAGTCAAAGAGGCACAGTTAGAATAAGTCCAGGATATTTTAACAATTTGGAAGAAATTGGAAAGCTTATTAAAACTTTAAAAGATATACATGAAAAAAGGCCCCTTTTATAG
- a CDS encoding DUF4489 domain-containing protein produces the protein MNSMSKNNWQDEKDCGCKKEKEKKEKEDEVLLKCKTGFPVTIPSTLPTPTSFTLNTLNLKTEHFCNPCIKFEFASNIVTIGAEVTLDFQIFKQCRKQTTATALGPVWTFSRPVGTTGSDAFTFIVCDCDCDSDSCFDECCTYTVVVTVTEDGAAGTTVINNPTFSALVVENEAKCNC, from the coding sequence ATGAATTCAATGTCAAAAAATAATTGGCAAGATGAAAAAGATTGTGGCTGTAAAAAAGAAAAAGAGAAAAAAGAAAAAGAGGATGAAGTTTTATTAAAGTGCAAAACAGGCTTCCCAGTAACAATTCCATCTACACTTCCTACGCCTACTAGCTTTACGCTTAATACGCTTAATTTAAAAACTGAACATTTTTGTAATCCATGCATTAAGTTTGAATTTGCAAGTAATATAGTTACTATAGGTGCAGAAGTAACCCTTGATTTCCAAATATTTAAACAATGTAGAAAGCAAACTACTGCAACCGCACTTGGACCTGTATGGACTTTTTCTAGACCAGTTGGTACTACTGGATCTGATGCCTTTACTTTCATAGTTTGTGATTGCGATTGTGATAGTGACTCATGTTTCGACGAATGTTGCACGTATACTGTAGTTGTAACAGTTACTGAGGATGGTGCTGCAGGAACTACCGTTATTAACAATCCAACATTTTCAGCTTTAGTAGTAGAAAATGAAGCTAAATGTAATTGCTAA
- a CDS encoding putative Se/S carrier-like protein, which produces MQVEETEYLVVYPGHNTTTLLYQRLLKKSCNVELVSTPIKISYGCSLSIKFKEIYIDIVNAEILKISIKPKGVYRIIKKPKFNNYEMV; this is translated from the coding sequence ATGCAAGTAGAAGAAACTGAGTATTTAGTTGTTTACCCAGGGCATAATACTACAACACTTCTGTACCAAAGGCTTTTAAAGAAGTCTTGCAATGTTGAATTAGTATCAACACCAATAAAAATTTCTTATGGTTGCAGTCTATCTATTAAATTTAAAGAAATCTATATTGATATTGTTAATGCTGAAATTCTAAAAATCAGTATAAAACCCAAAGGGGTATACAGAATTATTAAAAAACCAAAATTTAATAACTACGAAATGGTTTAG
- a CDS encoding YncE family protein, translated as MDTITRKNFYFVSNIKTGTLTIIDGLCNTILKEITVGKRPYKLAIKDNNTIGIACDLSNTISFVNCKSCETKEHFISNNGNLLIDKTNQKIYVSDTSEVTIYDMNLDKIINRIRGFSAITDIKINTEGTKLYVLDTLLKELRIYSTDTYTLINLIGNVGINPRCLLILKDDKTAYISTKIDILKIDIDSNLITKLILPKGSLMNGMILKGNTLYASNSGLNRIELIDIHTNKSYKYILTSRTEPMGLFITDDNTKLLIANRSCDDYGGIDIIDLKSNCLISSILMNTINSQPYDIISVNLPFTYAQPVAITNLNPDSKQITILAKRIFASYNENINFPIISFNLPKEINSSYIYKCTKFEPGIIVPSSERRRYIPSTSEFSSIKFIARVNYIIYYLKNNINKCINGFFEKPIDVLLDITKELNLNEFELNIKTTTKFINNPKFLNNVLSFGVSSLMELKVIGEAEIYLNNLKETDNFEEFTIFDGSIFPDDTIIPF; from the coding sequence ATGGATACAATTACAAGAAAAAATTTTTATTTTGTTTCAAATATTAAAACTGGAACTTTAACGATAATTGACGGTCTTTGCAATACAATATTAAAAGAAATAACAGTTGGAAAAAGGCCATATAAATTAGCAATAAAAGATAATAATACTATTGGAATTGCATGTGATTTAAGTAATACAATTTCTTTTGTTAATTGTAAAAGTTGCGAAACGAAGGAACACTTTATTTCTAATAATGGTAATTTATTAATAGATAAAACAAATCAAAAAATATATGTTTCAGACACCTCCGAAGTAACTATCTATGATATGAATTTAGATAAAATAATAAATCGAATTAGAGGATTTTCAGCAATTACCGATATAAAGATTAACACCGAAGGCACTAAACTCTATGTATTAGATACGTTATTAAAAGAGTTAAGAATTTATAGTACTGATACTTATACACTTATAAATTTAATTGGAAACGTAGGTATTAATCCAAGATGCCTTTTAATTTTAAAAGACGATAAAACAGCATATATTTCAACGAAGATTGATATATTAAAAATAGATATTGATTCAAACCTTATTACTAAACTAATTCTTCCAAAAGGGTCTTTAATGAATGGAATGATATTAAAAGGAAATACCTTATATGCATCAAACTCAGGGCTAAATAGAATAGAATTAATTGATATTCATACTAATAAATCATATAAGTATATTCTTACCTCAAGGACTGAACCTATGGGGCTTTTTATAACTGATGACAATACGAAACTACTAATAGCTAATAGAAGTTGCGATGATTATGGTGGAATTGATATAATAGATTTAAAATCAAATTGTTTGATTAGTTCGATTCTCATGAATACAATTAATAGTCAACCCTATGATATTATTTCAGTTAACCTTCCTTTTACATACGCTCAACCAGTTGCAATTACTAATTTAAATCCAGATAGTAAACAAATAACAATATTAGCAAAAAGAATATTTGCATCATACAATGAAAATATAAATTTTCCTATTATAAGTTTTAATTTACCTAAAGAGATAAATTCATCTTACATTTACAAATGTACAAAATTTGAACCAGGTATAATAGTGCCATCCTCAGAACGCAGGAGATATATACCTTCAACATCTGAATTCTCAAGTATTAAATTTATTGCAAGAGTTAACTATATAATTTATTATCTTAAAAATAATATAAATAAATGCATAAATGGATTTTTTGAAAAACCTATAGATGTTCTTTTGGATATTACCAAAGAACTTAATTTAAATGAGTTTGAGCTTAATATTAAAACGACTACCAAATTTATAAATAATCCAAAATTTTTGAATAATGTACTAAGCTTTGGCGTTAGTAGTTTAATGGAGTTAAAAGTAATAGGCGAAGCTGAAATATATCTTAATAATTTAAAAGAAACTGATAACTTCGAAGAATTTACTATTTTTGATGGCTCAATTTTTCCTGATGATACAATAATTCCTTTTTAA
- a CDS encoding TRAP transporter permease yields the protein MVNLGVIHYAYIIIILIITIIISMKKDVILPCILGIGVIGYIFTGSILSAVQIIYKAIVVSGKEFIEIVVVIALVNAMSSALNDLGADELIIKPIRKLMINKTISFFVLGITVTLTSWFIWPTPAIVFIGALMVPAAIQSGLPPVWAAVVLCLFGNGVALSSDFVLQAAPSITAKTANLPNALGIIRKCLPFWGVMSIVTITIAFILMRRNKPTGIKANESIIEPKKSPQSNLTGKKVMAIATPCAFILDIVFIKKLNFIGSESTALIGGTASIIMIICSILNTNFKTSLGEVTKYVKNGFTFGINIFAPIIIIGAFFFLGSAGSAVDILGNGATGILSDIGVYAASKIPLSKYSVVGIQTAVSTLLGLSGSGFAGLPLVGTLANTFSTTINIDKEQIAAFGQIITIWIGGGTIIPWSVVAAAGICKVEPFEVARKNIIPVTCGIVATVILALLIL from the coding sequence ATGGTAAATTTAGGTGTAATACATTATGCATATATCATTATCATTCTAATAATTACTATTATAATTTCTATGAAGAAAGATGTAATACTTCCATGTATTTTAGGAATTGGAGTAATTGGTTATATATTTACAGGAAGTATCCTAAGTGCTGTTCAAATCATATATAAGGCTATAGTGGTATCAGGAAAAGAATTCATTGAAATAGTTGTAGTTATTGCGCTAGTTAATGCAATGTCTAGTGCATTAAATGATTTGGGTGCAGATGAACTAATTATAAAACCTATAAGAAAATTAATGATAAACAAAACTATATCATTCTTTGTTCTAGGTATTACCGTAACTTTGACTTCCTGGTTTATTTGGCCAACACCAGCCATAGTATTCATAGGAGCGCTAATGGTGCCTGCAGCAATACAATCTGGATTACCACCAGTATGGGCAGCAGTAGTTTTATGTCTATTCGGTAATGGTGTAGCCTTATCAAGCGATTTTGTTCTTCAAGCAGCACCATCAATAACTGCGAAAACTGCAAACTTGCCTAATGCATTAGGAATAATTAGAAAATGTCTGCCATTTTGGGGTGTAATGAGTATAGTCACTATTACTATAGCATTTATACTCATGAGAAGAAACAAACCTACAGGCATTAAGGCAAATGAATCTATAATTGAACCCAAGAAGTCACCACAAAGCAATTTAACAGGCAAAAAAGTAATGGCAATAGCTACTCCTTGTGCATTTATATTAGATATAGTTTTTATAAAAAAACTTAACTTCATAGGATCTGAATCAACAGCCCTAATAGGTGGAACGGCATCAATAATAATGATTATTTGCTCTATACTTAATACTAATTTTAAAACGTCATTAGGCGAAGTTACTAAATATGTTAAAAATGGTTTCACTTTTGGTATAAATATTTTTGCTCCAATTATAATTATCGGTGCTTTCTTTTTTCTAGGAAGTGCAGGTAGTGCAGTTGATATATTGGGTAATGGGGCCACTGGGATTCTAAGTGATATTGGAGTGTATGCCGCAAGTAAGATACCTTTATCTAAATATTCGGTTGTAGGTATACAAACAGCAGTAAGCACTCTTCTTGGTCTTAGCGGTTCAGGATTCGCTGGCCTTCCGTTAGTTGGAACTTTAGCTAATACCTTTTCAACCACAATTAATATAGACAAAGAACAGATTGCAGCATTTGGTCAAATAATTACCATTTGGATAGGCGGAGGAACTATAATTCCTTGGAGCGTGGTTGCCGCAGCTGGAATATGTAAGGTTGAACCTTTTGAGGTTGCAAGGAAGAATATTATTCCTGTAACTTGTGGAATAGTTGCTACAGTAATATTAGCACTATTAATTTTATAA
- a CDS encoding arsenate reductase family protein codes for MNIQFFGTKKCFDTKKAERYFKERNIKYQFIDINIKGLSKGELQSVKRSVGLNNLINTNAKDYKKSNLNQIRGEEIKEEILLKNPQLLKTPIVRNGKDATVGYVPEIWTTWE; via the coding sequence ATGAATATTCAATTTTTCGGAACAAAAAAATGTTTTGATACAAAAAAAGCTGAACGATATTTCAAGGAAAGAAATATAAAGTATCAATTTATTGATATAAATATTAAAGGCCTTAGTAAAGGTGAGCTACAAAGCGTAAAAAGATCTGTAGGCTTAAATAATTTAATTAACACAAATGCAAAAGACTATAAAAAATCAAACTTAAACCAAATTAGGGGAGAGGAGATTAAAGAAGAAATTTTATTAAAAAACCCTCAGCTTCTTAAAACTCCTATAGTTCGTAATGGGAAAGATGCTACTGTTGGTTATGTCCCAGAAATATGGACAACCTGGGAATAA
- a CDS encoding HD domain-containing protein: MDKELITNKTMEYVKSKLEGEGTGHDFFHILRVYKTALYISKKEGADLFVVGLTALLHDIADWKFNDGNSDIGPRLTKDWLESLEVDDVTINKITMIIRTMSFKGGTTNSKQETIEGKVVQDADRLDAIGAIGIARAFAYGGYKRRELYNPNIKPQKYKDFDQYKVSVDTTVNHFYEKLLLLKDLMNTKSGKTMAEERHKFMITYLEHFFGEWDCIETN, encoded by the coding sequence ATGGATAAGGAACTAATTACAAATAAAACAATGGAATATGTAAAAAGCAAACTAGAAGGGGAAGGAACAGGGCATGATTTCTTTCATATATTGAGAGTTTACAAAACGGCACTCTATATATCTAAAAAAGAAGGGGCCGATTTATTTGTTGTTGGTTTAACTGCCTTATTACATGACATTGCAGATTGGAAATTTAATGATGGCAACAGTGATATAGGACCCAGACTTACGAAAGACTGGTTAGAGAGCTTAGAAGTTGATGATGTTACTATTAATAAAATTACTATGATAATAAGAACTATGTCATTTAAAGGCGGCACTACAAATTCTAAACAAGAAACAATAGAAGGTAAGGTAGTTCAAGATGCTGATAGATTAGATGCAATCGGTGCTATAGGAATTGCAAGAGCCTTTGCTTATGGTGGATATAAAAGGAGGGAATTATACAATCCTAATATTAAACCACAAAAATATAAAGATTTTGATCAATATAAGGTAAGTGTGGATACCACGGTTAATCATTTTTATGAAAAACTTTTATTACTAAAAGATTTAATGAATACTAAATCAGGTAAAACTATGGCAGAAGAAAGACATAAATTCATGATAACATATTTAGAGCACTTTTTTGGAGAGTGGGATTGTATTGAAACAAATTAA
- a CDS encoding helix-turn-helix domain-containing protein — protein sequence MLNGAKIRELRLNKSLTSKDISTLSKNLSVHVSQTYLEELERGSKKNPSFNIIETIATILCVNIDELRMI from the coding sequence ATGCTTAATGGAGCTAAAATTAGAGAATTAAGACTTAATAAATCTTTAACAAGCAAAGATATATCAACTTTATCTAAGAATTTGAGTGTACATGTATCACAGACTTATTTAGAAGAACTGGAACGAGGAAGTAAAAAAAATCCATCTTTTAATATAATCGAAACAATAGCAACTATTCTCTGTGTTAATATAGACGAACTTAGAATGATTTAA
- a CDS encoding response regulator transcription factor: protein MMETILIVDDEERIRNLVSIYLRKEQYNILQAENGREAINVFNKNTVDLVILDVMMPIMDGWDVCKEIRKTSNIPVIMLTAKSEEDDELLGFELGTDHYITKPFVPKLLVAKVKAIIRRTYSTESVVKEEDNFDGLVVDNLSHEVTVDNVEINLSPKEFELLNYFILNKRIVLSREKILDALWGIDYFGDLRTVDTVIKRLREKLGEKSYLISTVRGTGYKFEVRNEK, encoded by the coding sequence ATGATGGAAACTATTTTAATAGTTGATGATGAAGAAAGAATTAGAAATCTTGTATCCATTTACTTAAGGAAGGAACAATATAATATTCTGCAAGCTGAAAATGGCAGAGAAGCTATAAATGTCTTTAATAAAAATACAGTAGATTTGGTTATTTTAGATGTAATGATGCCAATCATGGATGGCTGGGATGTATGTAAGGAAATAAGAAAGACTTCTAACATTCCAGTTATAATGCTTACTGCTAAATCCGAGGAAGATGATGAATTATTAGGCTTTGAATTAGGCACTGATCATTATATTACAAAACCTTTTGTTCCAAAACTACTAGTAGCTAAAGTTAAAGCAATTATAAGGCGAACTTATAGCACTGAGAGTGTTGTAAAAGAAGAAGACAACTTTGATGGACTTGTAGTTGATAATTTAAGCCATGAGGTTACAGTAGACAATGTCGAAATCAACCTATCTCCGAAAGAATTTGAACTATTAAATTATTTTATACTTAATAAAAGAATTGTATTAAGTAGGGAAAAAATATTAGATGCTTTATGGGGTATTGACTATTTTGGAGATCTAAGGACAGTTGATACAGTTATAAAAAGATTAAGAGAAAAGTTAGGTGAAAAATCTTACCTTATATCAACAGTAAGAGGTACTGGATACAAATTCGAGGTGAGAAATGAAAAGTAA
- a CDS encoding sensor histidine kinase, whose amino-acid sequence MKSKKSITRKLFFITSIVFVVFITTNLIVQSAFFGQFYIKWKSDTLSHDLIKFKDKYSLLKTNDEETSLISTFEDQNNYKIIIRDKAGNLKYLTKTVDARKDSIKARIMDQLMSTQIETIGGVAKFKKDKKPSIFLTDNNLELEVSATSISYSVAGISYDEKKDEFIYVYTSLQPVNEAVQVIKEFYYYFYIGAIVIILFLSLIYSNMIAKPLIKITKTAGKMAKLDFSEKCVVKSNDEIGALATSLNLLSENLNESLTSLKDANSKLEKDIEKEKKLTEMRKDFVAAVSHELKTPITLIEGYTQALNDDILEGEEKQYFIDVIMDESRKMNNLVSDMLNLSQLESGNFNLVQEDFYIDELVKPLAKKFSSMLNEKDIKLSVNLVQNIKVTADWNRIEQVLTNYMTNAIRHVNNGGTIAVTMLDREDSICVEVENSGSKIDEAESDKIWDTFYKIDKSRTRKLGGTGLGLSIVKNIILLHGGSCGVANTEMGVKFYFILTKQ is encoded by the coding sequence ATGAAAAGTAAAAAGAGCATTACAAGAAAACTTTTCTTTATAACTTCTATAGTTTTTGTAGTTTTTATAACTACTAATTTAATAGTTCAATCTGCATTTTTTGGACAATTTTATATAAAATGGAAAAGTGACACTTTGTCACATGACCTCATTAAATTTAAAGATAAATATAGTTTACTTAAAACAAATGATGAAGAGACCAGCTTAATTAGTACTTTTGAAGATCAGAATAATTATAAGATAATTATAAGAGATAAAGCAGGTAATTTAAAATATCTTACAAAAACTGTTGACGCAAGAAAGGACTCTATAAAAGCAAGAATTATGGATCAGCTAATGTCGACTCAAATAGAAACTATAGGTGGAGTTGCTAAATTCAAAAAAGATAAAAAACCTTCGATTTTCCTTACTGATAATAACCTAGAACTAGAAGTAAGTGCAACCAGTATTTCCTACAGTGTTGCCGGTATTTCCTATGATGAAAAAAAAGATGAATTTATATACGTATATACTTCATTACAACCGGTAAATGAAGCAGTTCAAGTTATTAAAGAATTTTACTATTATTTTTATATAGGAGCCATAGTAATAATTTTATTTCTTTCTTTAATTTATTCAAATATGATTGCAAAACCATTGATAAAAATAACTAAAACAGCAGGTAAAATGGCAAAACTTGACTTTTCAGAAAAATGTGTGGTAAAAAGTAATGATGAAATTGGGGCTTTAGCGACTTCGCTTAACCTTCTTTCAGAAAATTTAAATGAATCATTAACATCACTTAAAGATGCTAATTCAAAGTTAGAAAAAGATATTGAAAAAGAAAAGAAATTAACAGAAATGAGAAAAGACTTTGTGGCAGCGGTCTCTCATGAACTTAAAACACCTATAACCCTTATAGAAGGGTATACTCAAGCATTAAATGATGATATTTTAGAAGGCGAAGAAAAACAATATTTTATTGATGTAATAATGGATGAATCAAGGAAAATGAACAACTTAGTATCTGATATGCTAAATCTATCTCAACTAGAGTCAGGAAATTTTAATTTGGTTCAAGAAGATTTTTATATCGATGAATTAGTAAAACCACTTGCTAAGAAATTTTCATCCATGCTTAATGAAAAAGACATTAAACTTAGTGTGAATTTAGTTCAAAACATAAAAGTAACTGCCGATTGGAACAGAATAGAACAAGTCCTAACGAATTATATGACTAATGCAATAAGACATGTTAATAATGGTGGAACAATAGCCGTGACAATGCTCGATAGAGAAGATAGTATCTGCGTAGAAGTTGAAAATAGCGGAAGTAAAATTGATGAAGCTGAATCGGATAAAATATGGGATACTTTTTATAAAATAGATAAATCAAGGACTAGAAAACTTGGAGGTACTGGGCTAGGGCTTTCAATAGTTAAAAACATAATATTACTTCATGGTGGTAGTTGTGGAGTGGCGAACACGGAAATGGGAGTTAAATTCTATTTTATTTTAACAAAACAATAA
- a CDS encoding amidase domain-containing protein produces the protein MEFFRTNQYSRVNAVKYARTYALFPNQSFRYFPLINNETSGDCANFLSQCLLAGGSPMLYNVSHPWWYHKSNNISTKDDTWSISWAVAHSLYWLLKNNYQSKASGIKGFEVNDIRLLELGDLMFFEDDNGKIFHSAIITSFRYSQPLISQHSFQALDIFYKNSWPANHIHFLKIVL, from the coding sequence ATGGAGTTTTTTAGAACAAATCAGTATTCTAGAGTAAATGCTGTTAAATATGCAAGAACCTATGCATTGTTTCCAAACCAGAGCTTTAGGTACTTCCCGCTTATTAATAATGAGACTAGTGGAGATTGTGCGAACTTTTTATCGCAGTGTCTACTAGCAGGTGGATCACCTATGCTATATAATGTATCACATCCTTGGTGGTATCATAAATCTAATAACATAAGTACTAAGGATGACACATGGTCTATTTCATGGGCGGTGGCGCATTCTCTTTATTGGCTTTTGAAAAATAACTACCAATCTAAGGCTTCAGGAATAAAGGGTTTTGAAGTAAACGATATTAGATTGCTTGAATTAGGTGACTTAATGTTTTTTGAAGATGATAATGGAAAAATTTTTCACTCTGCCATTATCACCTCTTTTAGATATTCACAGCCTTTAATTTCCCAACATTCATTTCAGGCACTAGATATATTTTATAAAAATTCATGGCCGGCTAATCACATACATTTTCTAAAAATAGTCCTATGA